In Fusarium oxysporum Fo47 chromosome XII, complete sequence, one DNA window encodes the following:
- a CDS encoding uncharacterized protein (expressed protein) — protein sequence MEHLTRPRADLVRVIGDDVVTQDHAHSFKIRYLYDEDFEYDGSRFFDFAEKFTDTGGKATRLAPYLQSWLFFGLMKEIFGHICGIEFDWRDFIQAEEGRDYAVVTTLKLEMLIYLWLAREADEPAAEKFERLDQIVRVLVAADGIVSGMRHLPYPITAETNLDDPGAPGYPTMAAVLLSIKVLGMTLCEAIPTVYSNFISITGADSEPLFRIDKASTRERLLNKVEFPSSYYSDPIISQLLERAGYCPYQVETCDREYLSQGNLGLRWYLTFLDRRGIPGDHSKCTTEKCVGYQVDESTYETKHLFDRDCDCELISLSQGFEVNLVLSCVRRGGTPLIRVDWPFVRIFQMGVDEGPTPPYVAISHVWSEGMGNPRENALPRCQLSNLQYSASKSCPDIDNVHFWIDTLCIPVGHEEERRQEIKKMASIYSGAEKVVVLDRSLMETFSNTHREEVLIRIWRSPWASRLWTLQEGRLSKSLSFYFADKFYELKHVGLEMEVSWHKAIYYQTDILAWMDRYEKLRDPTCYRMIELGAKFKDPASIEAWEKIQKLPSLLLAGDRSPKKYLRALQGLWQTLTLGLSLDKQVSESETPIAHADEAPPSSFISRIDQYNKSRFFRVMANSSLHSFGSLPPSHRYSNHLTPAELFRLMFTSLTTRNLTRLEDEAVCLATTLGTDIDTILRESSPEERMRILLTSIGTLPLSILFIHSERLRGDNCRWIPRTLLRRGARAVEGSCQCQPDGRLTYQGPALVSTRSFAVNKTGSYFTIEVANGRRYFIGIQPQPGLKIEDGEKRYLIIPSKPPLARDHVPQEIAILSLSPDQGVQSLHSERLEIETQYEFTAWLFDLVLPGSKVLAAGGQAGQYHIWQPPKEHWWQLDADVIDIIPCNFLAENYKVVIG from the coding sequence ATGGAACACCTCACCCGCCCGAGGGCCGACTTGGTGCGAGTCATCGGCGACGACGTCGTAACACAAGATCATGCCCATTCCTTTAAGATTCGCTACCTATACGATGAGGATTTCGAATACGACGGTTCTCGATTCTTTGACTTTGCGGAGAAGTTCACTGACACTGGTGGTAAAGCCACTAGACTCGCGCCATATCTCCAGTCATGGCTTTTCTTCGGCCTGATGAAGGAGATATTCGGGCATATCTGCGGCATCGAATTCGACTGGCGTGACTTTATCCAGGCGGAGGAGGGCCGTGACTACGCCGTGGTAACTACCCTGAAGCTTGAAATGCTTATATATCTTTGGCTTGCTCGCGAGGCCGATGAACCAGCCGCCGAAAAGTTTGAGCGACTGGATCAGATTGTGCGTGTACTGGTGGCAGCCGACGGCATCGTGTCTGGTATGAGACACTTGCCTTACCCTATCACCGCCGAGACGAATCTGGACGATCCTGGGGCACCTGGATATCCTACCATGGCGGCGGTACTTCTCTCTATCAAAGTTCTCGGAATGACTCTTTGCGAAGCAATACCGACGGTGTACAGCAATTTCATTTCCATTACTGGCGCTGACAGCGAACCACTATTTCGCATTGACAAAGCAAGCACCCGTGAAAGACTCCTTAACAAGGTAGAGTTCCCAAGCTCCTACTATAGCGACCCAATTATCTCCCAGCTCCTGGAGAGGGCTGGCTACTGCCCATATCAAGTGGAAACCTGTGACAGGGAATACCTATCACAGGGTAACTTGGGTCTTCGCTGGTACCTCACTTTTCTCGATCGCCGAGGTATTCCTGGAGACCACTCAAAGTGTACGACGGAGAAGTGTGTCGGATATCAGGTGGACGAGTCAACGTACGAGACGAAGCACCTTTTTGACCGGGACTGCGACTGCGAACTTATCTCGCTTAGCCAAGGTTTCGAAGTTAACCTGGTTCTCTCCTGTGTCCGGCGAGGCGGTACTCCCTTGATCCGGGTCGACTGGCCCTTTGTTCGCATTTTTCAGATGGGCGTGGATGAAGGTCCCACGCCCCCATACGTCGCTATATCCCACGTTTGGTCTGAGGGGATGGGGAACCCAAGGGAGAATGCACTCCCCAGATGCCAGCTGAGCAACTTGCAGTACTCAGCAAGCAAGTCGTGCCCCGACATTGACAACGTTCACTTTTGGATTGACACCCTCTGCATACCTGTTGGCCACGAGGAGGAACGGAGGCAGGAAATCAAGAAAATGGCTAGCATCTACTCGGGCGCCGAGAAAGTCGTGGTTCTCGACAGGTCGCTTATGGAGACGTTCAGCAACACTCATCGCGAGGAGGTCCTAATACGAATCTGGAGGTCACCTTGGGCTTCTAGACTATGGACCCTGCAGGAGGGTCGCCTCTCAAAGTCTCTCTCCTTCTACTTTGCCGACAAATTCTACGAGTTGAAGCACGTCGGCCTAGAGATGGAAGTGTCCTGGCATAAAGCTATATACTATCAGACAGACATTCTTGCGTGGATGGACAGGTATGAGAAGCTACGAGATCCAACGTGCTATAGAATGATAGAGCTTGGCGCCAAATTCAAAGATCCTGCGAGTATAGAGGCTTGGGAGAAGATTCAAAAACTACCGTCTCTTCTGCTCGCAGGTGACCGTAGTCCGAAGAAGTATCTGCGAGCCCTACAAGGTTTATGGCAGACGTTAACCTTAGGACTGAGCCTGGATAAGCAAGTGAGTGAGTCAGAGACACCCATCGCTCATGCGGACGAGGCTCCGCCAAGTTCGTTCATCTCGAGGATCGACCAATACAACAAATCTCGCTTCTTCCGAGTCATGGCGAATTCCTCACTGCATTCATTTGGAAGTCTTCCTCCTTCGCATCGCTACAGCAATCATCTTACTCCAGCTGAGTTATTTCGGTTAATGTTTACCAGCCTTACAACACGAAACCTTACGCGGCTGGAGGACGAAGCAGTCTGTCTGGCAACCACTCTTGGCACGGATATCGACACCATTTTAAGAGAGAGCTCCCCCGAAGAGCGGATGCGCATACTTCTCACCTCCATCGGCACTCTGCCGTTAAGCATCCTGTTTATCCACAGCGAGAGACTGCGCGGCGATAATTGCAGATGGATTCCCCGAACACTGCTTCGCAGAGGCGCCCGAGCTGTTGAAGGTTCCTGCCAGTGCCAGCCGGATGGCCGACTGACGTACCAGGGCCCAGCACTCGTCAGCACGCGGTCATTCGCCGTAAATAAGACAGGGAGTTATTTCACCATTGAAGTTGCAAATGGCAGACGGTACTTTATCGGTATCCAACCCCAGCCTGGGCTTAAGATCGAAGACGGAGAGAAGAGGTATCTCATCATTCCTAGCAAGCCACCGCTAGCTAGGGATCATGTACCTCAAGAAATAGCTATCCTCAGTCTGTCGCCAGATCAAGGGGTACAGAGTTTACATTCAGAAAGGTTAGAAATCGAAACGCAATATGAGTTCACAGCATGGTTGTTTGACTTAGTCCTGCCAGGCTCTAAAGTTCTGGCTGCTGGCGGGCAAGCTGGCCAATATCATATCTGGCAACCTCCCAAGGAGCACTGGTGGCAACTGGATGCTGATGTAATTGACATCATCCCGTGCAATTTCCTCGCCGAGAATTACAAAGTGGTTATTGGGTGA